The Leptospira bouyouniensis genome contains the following window.
TCCCGCTGCAAAACTGGCAAAAAAAGGATATGTTGTATTTAGTTACAACACTCGAGGGTTTGGAACATCTGGTGGACTTATCAATGTTGCTGGTCCAAAAGATATGGAAGACCTATCAAAAGGAATCGATTTCCTTTTAGCAAATGCTCCTGTCAATGCGTCAAACATTGGTATTGCGGGGATTTCGTATGGAGCTGGGATTTCTTTACTGGGCCTCAGCAAAGAACCAAGAATCAAAACTGCAGTGGCCATGAGTGGTTGGGGAAGTTTACCTGATTCTCTTTATGGAAACCAATCACCAAGACTTGTTTGGGGGCTCCTCCTAGTGACTGCAGGGTATATCACAGGAAGAATGGATCCCATCATTGCAGAAAATTTTCAAAAACTTTTGGATACAAGAGACGTTGCCACTGTCTTATCATGGGCAAGAGAAAGATCACCTAACAATTTTGTGGCGGAATTAAATGCATCTGGCAAACCAGTTTATATTTCCAATAACTCACAAGATAATTTATTCCAACCAAACCAAATCCTACCTTACTTCGAACAACTCACTGTTCCTAAAAAATTGGATCTCAATAATGGAATCCATGCAACAGCTGAAATTGGAGGGATTTTAGGAATCAACAACTATGTTTGGACGAATGCTTATGACTGGTTTGATTATTGGTTAAAAGGAATCCAAAATGGAATCATGACAAAACCAAAAGTGACAATCCAAAAACGTTTCTCTAGTGATCGTGTGAGTTATACAAATTGGCCAAACCCTTCTAAGATCGAAAGGACCTACCATTTGCGACCAATGGGTTTGTTTAGCCCAGGCAAAATCACAACAACAGCGAACACAAGTAGTGGGAACGATACCATTCTATCGGGAGGAACCAGTGCCACGACAGGAGTTCCACTTTTATCAGAGATATTGGATGGTGCCGTTTCTGTTCCAGTAACAACCAACGTGAATTTAATTGATCGCACAAACGCAATGGTGTATTTATCTGACAGCCTGCAAACACCTCTCAAACTTCGCGGCAAAACATTTTACAAAGGTCGCATCAATAGTTCAGACTACGCACCACATGTTGTTGTTTACCTATATGAAGTAGACTTTTGGGGAACAGGAAAATTGATTAGCCATGGAACTGCAACACTCTTCAACGTGAAAGGAAAAGACGTAGATTTAAATGTAGACCTCCAAGCAGTCGCACATGACTTCCCTGCTGGATCTCGCATTGGTTTGGCCATCGATAACATTGACCCAATGTATGCGGTACCAAAACCAGTTTCACTCTACACGACTACGTTTAAACACAGCACATCGAACGCATCCACACTTAAATTTGAAAGTGAGTGAACAACATATCACTTAGTATTTGCTAGGTGAACATTTGGGAGAGACCCACTCTCCCATTTTTCGAATTCATTTCGATACACGAGCGCCCCGGATAGCAGCGGAAATCCTTTGCCTATGGCAAAGATTGGAGCGTATAGCCGGAAATGGCGCCCTAATTTTTTCTTTTTCAAAACGAAACAACAGATAATGATTGCGTTCCAACTTCTCCGAGCTGAAACTATCTTTGATTTTTTGAATCAAGGGATTTTTTTTGCCAATACATTATTTTGCAGGACTCCATCTGCACGAAATCACTTCGGAACTCACAAAACAAATTAAAAAGGAACAAGTTGAAAATCCACTTCGCATGCCACTTGTGGTTGTGCCAAATACCAATTTAATTCCTTGGCTCAAACTCAACATTCCAAAGTACAATGATTCACAACTTTCCATCAACATTGAATTTACATTTTTAGAAAAAGCAATTTTAAAAAGTATCTTCTCTTCCTTACAAATTCCTGCTTGGGCAGAGGTGGAGGAATTTTATGATTACAATTCCTTCAAAAAAGATTGTTTTGATTTCCTTTATCGAAACCAAACGACTTTATTCCAAAATCATCCAGAGATCCAAAGGTATATCTCCGATTTACCAAAGTTATACTACTTGTCTGACCTATTGACAAAGTATTTCAAAGATTATGAATTGAACCGGTCCAATTGGATTCACCACTGGCTTGGGGATGAAAAAAGCTCTATCCCGAACCAACTCACAAGTGATCCTTATTGGGAATTGGAAAAAGAAATTTACCTTGGGGTAAACCAAGGTGGCAAAAAAAACTTATTCTATTACTTAACCAAAGGGAAAGATTTAAACCTCCAAGGTAATTTGCATTTCTTTTGTTTGTCCAATTTATCAGGGACTTATATCGATTTTTTAAAAACTGTATCGAAGAATCCAAATTCAAATTTTAACATCTATATCTACCAATTCCATAATGGGAA
Protein-coding sequences here:
- a CDS encoding alpha/beta fold hydrolase encodes the protein MKKQKNYLSLLLIVGNFLLIACGGNGNQNGKETSAILSVLNGQAQSTTVTPDMLQQSNAAYTKDIQTAFQNENDGSFTFNDNISFLSNDGVKITGNLFIPKSGTGPFPAIIFVNSWALNEYEYIVPAAKLAKKGYVVFSYNTRGFGTSGGLINVAGPKDMEDLSKGIDFLLANAPVNASNIGIAGISYGAGISLLGLSKEPRIKTAVAMSGWGSLPDSLYGNQSPRLVWGLLLVTAGYITGRMDPIIAENFQKLLDTRDVATVLSWARERSPNNFVAELNASGKPVYISNNSQDNLFQPNQILPYFEQLTVPKKLDLNNGIHATAEIGGILGINNYVWTNAYDWFDYWLKGIQNGIMTKPKVTIQKRFSSDRVSYTNWPNPSKIERTYHLRPMGLFSPGKITTTANTSSGNDTILSGGTSATTGVPLLSEILDGAVSVPVTTNVNLIDRTNAMVYLSDSLQTPLKLRGKTFYKGRINSSDYAPHVVVYLYEVDFWGTGKLISHGTATLFNVKGKDVDLNVDLQAVAHDFPAGSRIGLAIDNIDPMYAVPKPVSLYTTTFKHSTSNASTLKFESE